A segment of the Robbsia sp. KACC 23696 genome:
GGGGCGCTTCGAGCGGCTTGCCGATGTGCCGATCTATCACGCCGACCCGCTGGTGCGTCGGGCGCCGTCGTTGCACCTGACGGTGGCGGCAAAGCAGGCGCTGCGTGCCGGACTGCCGGCGGCGTTATTCGATTCGCTCGATTTGAAGCAGGGTGATGCGGTGCGCGTCACGCAGGATGGCTTGTCGGTGACGCTGCCGGCATTCCGCGACGCGGCGCTGGCCGAGACGGTCGTCCGGGTATCCGCAGCCACGCCGGCATCCGCCGTGCTCGGCAGCCTGTTCGGTGAATTGGTGGTGGAGAAGGCATAAATGAGCTTGTTCGATACGATCAACACGGCAGGACAGGGCATACTCGGCGTTGCCTGGCCGACGATCTGGTTGCTGATACGCATCGTCGTGCTGTCGGTCGTGCTGCTGCTGTGCGTGGCCTACCTGGTGCTGTGGGAGCGCAAGCTGATCGGCTGGATCCACGTGCGTCTCGGCCCGAACCGTAACGGTCCCGGCGGCATGTTCCAGACGATCGCCGACGTGTTGAAGCTGATCCTGAAGGAAGTGATCACGCCGGCCCAGGCCACGCCCTGGCTGTATCTGCTGGCGCCGATCATGGTCGTGATGCCGGCGTTCGCCGTCTGGGCCGTGATCCCGTTTCAACCGGTGGCGGTGCTCGGCAATATCAACGCCGGGCTGTTGTACGCGATGGCGATCTCGTCGATCGGTGTCTACGGCGTGATTCTGGCCGGATGGGCCTCGAATTCGAAGTATGCCTTCCTCGGTGCGATGCGCGCCTCGGCGCAGATGGTTTCGTACGAAGTGTCGATGGGTCTGGCGCTGGTGACGGTGCTGATGGTGACCGGCTCGCTGAACCTGAGCGATATCGTGACGCAGCAGACGCACGGCCGCTTTGCCTCCTGGGGCCTGAATTTCCTGTCGTGGAACTGGCTGCCCTTGCTGCCGATGTTCATCGTGTATTTCATCTCGGGCCTGGCGGAAACCAATCGTCACCCGTTCGACGTCGTCGAAGGGGAATCGGAAATCGTGGCCGGCCATATGGTCGAGTACTCGGGCATCGTGTTCGCGCTGTTCTTCCTGGCCGAATACCTGAACATGATTGTGATCTCGACGCTCACGGCGACGATGTTCCTGGGCGGCTGGAATGCGCCGTTCGGTTTCCTCGAGTTCATCCCGGGCGTCGTCTGGCTGTTTTTGAAAGTCTTCTTCCTGTTGTCCGTGTTCGTGTGGGTTCGCGGCACGTTCCCGCGTTACCGTTATGACCAGATCATGCGCCTGGGCTGGAAGGTGTTCCTGCCGGTCTGCCTGGTCTGGGTCATCGTGACCGGTTGCTGGATCATGTCGCCGCTGAACATTTGGAATTGATGCGATGAATGCGATAAGAGATTTCTTCCGCAGCTTCCTGCTGCTGGAATTACTGCGCGGGATGGCGCTGACCGGACGCTATGCGTTCCGGCGCAAGATCACGGTCCAGTTTCCCGAGGAAAAGACGCCGATCTCGCCGCGTTTTCGGGGGCTGCACGCGCTGCGTCGTTACGAGAACGGCGAAGAGCGGTGCATCGCCTGCAAGTTG
Coding sequences within it:
- the nuoH gene encoding NADH-quinone oxidoreductase subunit NuoH, producing the protein MSLFDTINTAGQGILGVAWPTIWLLIRIVVLSVVLLLCVAYLVLWERKLIGWIHVRLGPNRNGPGGMFQTIADVLKLILKEVITPAQATPWLYLLAPIMVVMPAFAVWAVIPFQPVAVLGNINAGLLYAMAISSIGVYGVILAGWASNSKYAFLGAMRASAQMVSYEVSMGLALVTVLMVTGSLNLSDIVTQQTHGRFASWGLNFLSWNWLPLLPMFIVYFISGLAETNRHPFDVVEGESEIVAGHMVEYSGIVFALFFLAEYLNMIVISTLTATMFLGGWNAPFGFLEFIPGVVWLFLKVFFLLSVFVWVRGTFPRYRYDQIMRLGWKVFLPVCLVWVIVTGCWIMSPLNIWN